The Plasmodium falciparum 3D7 genome assembly, chromosome: 5 DNA window cgCTAGCTGCATAATTAGTAAATGTAATACAAACGATAGACTGTTTTTCTTCGATaatactttttataattctgGCTGTTAATGTAGATGTTTTCCCAGATCCTGGACATGctataatacataaatttaCATTCATAGGAATTTCAATTATTCTTTGTTGTTCCTCAGAAAagttattaaataaaatattttttaagataTACGTGCTCttacttttcttttttttcatctctACAGATGCTGAGCAAATGTTTTTGCCCACCTCATCTTCATTCATTAtcaatcaaaaaaaaaaaaaataaaaaaaaaaaaaaaaaaaatataaatataaatatattatatatatatatatatacatatatatatacatatatatatatttttatttatagataagtatattatttttttattttttattttttattttttctttttatgaatataaaatgtgtatataacTATGGATATAAGTAAATATGAACAAtcgatatatattttattatacgtgttatattttaaaaaaatatatatataataaattatataaacacatattaaaagaaagatatatatatatatacatgtgaatttaaaaaaataaatacacaaAAAGGGTTATTTGATatgtacttatatatatatataatatatgcctttattttttgttatgtAACTttcatttcatatatttaaccATAGACATAATACATAAAACAAaacattattttaattatatgaaatcataaaaataaaaataaaaataaaaattgtaattCTTTAATATTGTATACATACTTTTGTATAAAATgccttttcattttttttttttttcaaataaaaagaaaatttaatcaaacaaaaatatatgcgtaattatgtatacatattattatacatataaataatatattatatatatatataatatattatatatatatttatttatatcgctcaattttaatatatttatatgttgtaaattttaattcagaatacacatatatgtgACATATATTAAGTAaggtatatttatatatatatatatatatatatatatatatataatatatatgtatatatatatatatatatatatataatattttatgaaatatataaataatacatatattatataaatacatatattatataaatacatatattatatatatatatatataatatataatatatgcataattaatatatgttaaaaatattcttaattttatttaaaaaaaaatttttccCTTAGaatttattaacatatattatacatatattatatttatatttatatttatttatttacaatttttataaagaagCAGAAATAtcatattgaaaaaaaaaataaaaaaaaaaataaaatatatatatatatatatatatatatatgtatatatttttttttatatatatatgtttttatatgtttgtgttttaattttattgcTCTATTTCGTTTTGATACCCTTGGAgtcgaattttttttttttttttttcagttttttctttatttatattaataatgttaGTATCGCAAGGATCTGTTCTTCTAATTACAAAAAGAATACATACATGTATTATAGAGCTGATTACAAATCGAACAAGATAAGTGAGGTTAATGttgaacataaaaaaagagaatCTGTATATAAGATAGTTAATAATTTGTCTTTGAAGAATAGTAAATGGGATGATATAAAttcatacaaaataaataaagtaaacaataaatatatatatttatatatacataaaaatcagaagaaaaatatatttataaatacaaaaaaattgaatatattacaacagaatataatattatatacattacaaaataataataataataataataatagttataaGCACAACAAATTGgtgtattataattttatattaccaCATTCCAGGGGGCTATACAACATAGGAGGGCATCCTATAAAGAACATATCTTTTCAATATATTCATGCTTACATTTTTCAAAAGATAAAAGGGTATTACTACTATCCATTTATGAAAAACatcaaaaaatttatttatgagGATAGGAATtgtaataagaatataataagaatgaatgtgcaaaaaaataattataatcgtTATCCTAATAACGACGATAAAcaggataataataataatgtggggaaattaaaatataactaTGATTTGAGTTGTGAATTTCctgatgaaataataaataattataaggcTGCCggattttttcttataaaagcagacattaataataataataataataataataataataataataataattaccgTAGTGACCGTGGTCACGAGGATAACAACATCACTAATAATAATCAGAATAatcatagtaataataagtaccaacattattatgataatgtaAACATGAAGACGAACCCAAAAGGTatcaatataaaatttttattaggGTCTGATCCCCTCACTACCAAagatatgatgaaaataataaatgaagaagaaaaagaaaaaaaaagaaaagaaggagaattaaatattttaggAGGGAAAAAAAATGCTGAAGAAAAATATCCTATTCAAACGGCTTATAGAGAATTAAGTGAAGAaagtttatatatgtataatattttcctttcttATTTTAGTTACTTGCATTATGTTATGAAATACATGTTACCCtcatcaaataataataataataataataataataataataatcagaGTAATCATCAAGAAAATATCATTTCTTCATATGAGCATTTTTTAAGTAACaactttttaaaagatatatcaaattatactttacaagaaaaagaaagaataataaatttacacATCAACAATCttatgatattttttaaagaaaaaggatTTAATTTACaggaatattataatgaGATCTATAGATGTTCTTTACCCCCCCCTTCCTTAAATAAGGGTATGCTGGACAAGAAGATGAACCATCACAAGAATGAACAAAAAATGGATGATACCCAAACAAATGATACACTAATACGTGATACCCAAaggtataatattaatacacAGAGTGACTCATGCAATCATTCTATaaacaatttaaatattaacaatGGTCATTGCAACATTTTTGAAAGTCAAGTGATGGATAAAAATAAGCTGAACccttatgaatatatacacaaaGAAATAAACATTTACCAACGTGTAGAAGATTATAGCAAagataattttaaattatattataaagaagGAAAGtattgtgtatatttttttaatgttctTCAATATGATTATAGAAATATGTTacaatatatgaataattttttttgggaAAATTGtaccattttttataatatattattaaaagagaattataaatttttaatttcttcacgtttagaaaaaaatagtGAGTATGAAGcatatacatttaataaaattcaatttgaaaaaaatgttcatcctattttatatgaaaattttataaacgtacagaattataatgaatctgtatataatgataagaataaaacaagttattctttttattataatataaataaaaatgaaaatacaaaatttGATTCAGGATTTATGAATAATCTTATGTGGGTTGATTTTTCTTTAATCCTTTTACAATTAGTTATTGATAATGAACGTTCAAAAAATGTtgcttttaatttatataatatatatgaacaaataattaaaaattattataatcataaacagaaaaacaaaaaagaatatataattttttttgataatggaaattcattaaatatttcatataacataataaataaaatatatgaattatataatccttttcattataatttaatatctttatttaaaaataaaaaatattcggATTTCTTAATTCTTCTCTTTTCACCTTTTAAtacaaaattaaataaaaataatttacaacaatatttatcaaataatatcaatataCCCTTcagaaaattttttaaaagattaaTTCTTTCATCTTCTGTATggatattctttttttttaatttcattacTAGTATACCTACAAAATGAGATGCATAATTCTTATCTTGTGTGTGTACCGATATTAAGTTTAacgttataaaaatataaacatataaatatatatatatatatatatatatatatatatatatttatttatttattctgtttttttgtattttttaaagcaaaacagtatatatatatatatatatatatatatatcatatattgattttttttcaagTTCTATAATCGCCAAGAACAAAATAACCTCCACataaataattacatataaaatgaatgtattacatatatatatatatatatatatatatatatatatttatatgtttttacttttttaaaagaatatatttttttttttttttttttccacgTGTATCCATATAAGCAcgtaattttttctttcctaCTCAAAAAAGggaatgtataaaaaaattaatttttttttttttttttttttctcattagatataataatatataatatatatatatatatatatatatgtatattttttttttttttttttttttttttttttgaatttacatttttattatatataatattaacaatgtAGGGAAATTATGAttagaaggaaaaaaaaaaaaaaaaaaaaaaattataaaaaaagaataatataaaatgatatatgttgtgaaatatatatttttgatttgctatataaatacattatttttaagaaGAGTTTTATTTTgctattcatataatttatcacaacatttttctttatacaaTAATTCAAAGTTTGTGTTAttcaaaagaaataaaaaaagaaacaaaataaataaatatcataatatttattatcataaggGTGGTTTtcattatgaaaataatatcgggaataataatataagtaatccattttttttaaataagtttatatataataagaagaagcataaattgaatttttttaatagtcCTACTTCTTCTTATGATGATGCgtgtattttaaaaaatcttTTTAATTCCTTTACAACAGAgagaagaataaaaaataaaaagagtgataaaaatgttaaaatgaatgttatgataaaaaaaaaatgtatgcTTTATTTAACGTTTAATAggaaagaaaatgataacatcattaataataataataatgataataataaaaataataataataataataataatgataataataattatcacgTTGATGAGTCGTATTTATCCAACATAGGAGAACCATGTATATTACTACGTTCAACAAGCTGGGGACACCTTTCTCTTTTTTATGGTTCACATTTAAATAGAGATTATTATACTTATGaggatattataaaatatatagaaacaaatgaaaagaaGTTTGTAAAGTgtataaacaataatatatataataataatgataataataatacagatATAACAAAACAAACATTTATCGATAAAAAGTACATACTTATTAGGGGTCGtatggaaagaaaaaaaaaacaatccAAACGAATTTTCTTATATCTAAGATTAAGTAATGGAATGTACTTAACATgtgtatatgaaaaaaaaatacccacaaataaaaataatcaatctatatattcaatagataatatgtatacctatataaagaatttaaaaaatgaaagtgtTATAGATGTTGTAGGAAGGATCAAATTACATGGAACCTTATATAAACACAACATATCTTATATAGAAAGCTTGCTGAATCAAACAGTTATCGAATTAGTAGCAGAACAAATAAATTGTATTTCAGAATCGTTTTATAATCCTCCATTTATGATAAACGATAATGATGTCCACACAAACAAAATTCAAATGGTTATAAGGGGagataataacaaaattgtTGATAtggataaaaagaaaaacactGAAAAACATAATGCTGATACAAAAGAACAGGgcgaaaaaaataatgctGATACAAAAGAACAGGgcgaaaaaaataatgctGATACAAAAGAACAGGgcgaaaaaaataatgctGATACAAAAGAACAGGgcgaaaaaaataatgttgaCAAAACGAAAAACATACCATACAACAATTTACATGCACAACAAACCAATAACAattatgaagaagaaaaaaaaataaacacaaACGAAAACTTGCTGAAAGTACAAAATTTTTGCTTAAACTATAGAAATTCAAtaaatcatttaattttttatattaaaagtaaAGTATTTCAAAGATTTAGAAACCTCTTAGAAAGGGATGGCTATACAGAAATATTCACAtctaaatttataaaaattaaagaatctGAAAAGAATCCATCTGTTGATAAATCTGAAAAGAATCCATCTGTTGACAAATCTGAAAAGAATCCATCTGTTGACAAATCTGAAAAGAATTATGAAGAAACTCAAGATAATAATTTAGAGAATACTAGTTCAtcagataataatataaatgctCAATTAACAGGATCGGAAGGTGGTTGTAGATGTTATAAGCTTGAGGGACAAAATATTGTGTTATCACAAAGTCCACAATTATTTAAACAAATGTTAATAAATTCTGATTTTGATAAAGTATATGAAATTAATTATTGTTatagaaatgaaaaatttcATAGTTCAAGGCATTTAAATGAATTTATGTCTTTAGATATTGAAAAAGTAAtctatgataattattatgaaattattatatatatgtataatatctTAAAAGAtatgaatacatatataaataataactattttaatgaattaaatattttatcatctttttataataataataataattatacatatcgAGCTAGCCAATTTTGTGATAATCCCATAGTCATCTCTTTTTCTGAAGCTCAAGATATAttagataaatattatagaaataataaaaatgatatattattattacaaaaaaaagaaaacaatatacatataaataacaaaaatacatatatttatgataagaaatataataaatatataaaaatattaaataatgaagaaaaacaaaatatgaagaaaaaaattatgtttgAATCATCTCAGAAGGAtaaattacataatatatattattacaacaaaatattaaaatattataaaataaataaacaagaaaacaaacaaaaaaaaaaaaatctattTATATGCTCACCTCATGATATGGACAAGCAATATAATGAAGCgaacatatataatgatgCATATTACCACTTTTTAAATACTTTTAATAAAGATGAATTTTATAGaaagatattattattttttaataacatgTATGATAAGTATGATATggagaaaaagaaattacaAGAAAATAATACGAATGTCTTAAAAACACAAACTCAGATAATAGATGGATCGAATATATATCGAAAGGTTACTTATGATggaaatgatgatgatgataataataatcacgATGAGCATATTAAAACGTTGTacgatttaataaatattataaataaaaaagaaacaaataatgataatattaataataacgatgatggtaataataataataatgatgatgatggtaATGTGTTCATTACAGAACCTTTATCATAtaacaatttaaaaaataaatatattttatatgatgatTTCACAAACGATGAATTaaattatctatatttatttataaaaaacaattttcagagtgatatatttattatagacCAATATCCAATTTTTTTAAGACCTTATTATACAGGTAGCAATATGTATGATCTACGATTTTCTAATAGttatgattttatatataaaggtaTGGAAATAATTTCTGGAAGTCAAAGAATTCATAACCTACcaattttactttttaaaacattaaaagaaaataaacaaatatccTTATCAACATATCTTCataaaaaggataatttCACCATATTAAATTATCTTGATAATTtccaaaaattaataaataaaaaatcaacaatttataaatattttaattcttttcaATATGCTTCAAAACCACATGGAGGATTAGCTTTAGGGATGGAAAGATATCTTATCACTCTCTTAAATCTTAACAATGTAAAAAATGTTACTTTTTcggaataataaaatattaattttaaattaatcaatatatataaaatgttgtacatatatataaataatatgttttattattttattatttcacgcttattatttttttgtgaccactatatatatatatatatatgtatgttttttttttctttttttatgatcTCAACTCatattcatacatata harbors:
- a CDS encoding aspartate--tRNA ligase, putative, whose amino-acid sequence is MIYVVKYIFLICYINTLFLRRVLFCYSYNLSQHFSLYNNSKFVLFKRNKKRNKINKYHNIYYHKGGFHYENNIGNNNISNPFFLNKFIYNKKKHKLNFFNSPTSSYDDACILKNLFNSFTTERRIKNKKSDKNVKMNVMIKKKCMLYLTFNRKENDNIINNNNNDNNKNNNNNNNNDNNNYHVDESYLSNIGEPCILLRSTSWGHLSLFYGSHLNRDYYTYEDIIKYIETNEKKFVKCINNNIYNNNDNNNTDITKQTFIDKKYILIRGRMERKKKQSKRIFLYLRLSNGMYLTCVYEKKIPTNKNNQSIYSIDNMYTYIKNLKNESVIDVVGRIKLHGTLYKHNISYIESLLNQTVIELVAEQINCISESFYNPPFMINDNDVHTNKIQMVIRGDNNKIVDMDKKKNTEKHNADTKEQGEKNNADTKEQGEKNNADTKEQGEKNNADTKEQGEKNNVDKTKNIPYNNLHAQQTNNNYEEEKKINTNENLLKVQNFCLNYRNSINHLIFYIKSKVFQRFRNLLERDGYTEIFTSKFIKIKESEKNPSVDKSEKNPSVDKSEKNPSVDKSEKNYEETQDNNLENTSSSDNNINAQLTGSEGGCRCYKLEGQNIVLSQSPQLFKQMLINSDFDKVYEINYCYRNEKFHSSRHLNEFMSLDIEKVIYDNYYEIIIYMYNILKDMNTYINNNYFNELNILSSFYNNNNNYTYRASQFCDNPIVISFSEAQDILDKYYRNNKNDILLLQKKENNIHINNKNTYIYDKKYNKYIKILNNEEKQNMKKKIMFESSQKDKLHNIYYYNKILKYYKINKQENKQKKKNLFICSPHDMDKQYNEANIYNDAYYHFLNTFNKDEFYRKILLFFNNMYDKYDMEKKKLQENNTNVLKTQTQIIDGSNIYRKVTYDGNDDDDNNNHDEHIKTLYDLINIINKKETNNDNINNNDDGNNNNNDDDGNVFITEPLSYNNLKNKYILYDDFTNDELNYLYLFIKNNFQSDIFIIDQYPIFLRPYYTGSNMYDLRFSNSYDFIYKGMEIISGSQRIHNLPILLFKTLKENKQISLSTYLHKKDNFTILNYLDNFQKLINKKSTIYKYFNSFQYASKPHGGLALGMERYLITLLNLNNVKNVTFSE